The following are encoded together in the Syngnathus scovelli strain Florida chromosome 12, RoL_Ssco_1.2, whole genome shotgun sequence genome:
- the arid4b gene encoding AT-rich interactive domain-containing protein 4B isoform X2 yields MKTLEEPPYLTVGTDVSAKYRGAFCEAKIKTAKRLVKAKVTFKSDLSTAEVHDESIKGPLKVGAIVEVKSQDGVYQEATINKLTDASIYTVVFDDGDEKTLRRSSLCLKGARHFAESETLDRLPLTNPEHFGTPVIGKKGNRGRRSNPIQEEDLSSSSSEEEESDQRQNEDLFGKVVCVEGVAMGDKKKITWYPALVTSPDCHDDVTMKKESLFVRSFKDGKFYMVLRKDVREIDADCPPKADAGLKPALDAALEFQQQFVIPIAWKTEVKEESSSSEVDDDDEEEEQEEDASAEEEEEEVEPYPEERENFLQQLYKFMEDRRTPINKRPVLGYRNLNLFKLYRLVNRLGGFDNIESGAVWKQIYQDLGIPVLNSAAGYNVKCAYRKYLYGFEEYCTSTAITFKMDLPLKQAPKGEVTSVVEGGNSAPTSAIPEEQKDHGNAEPKSVVCKEEKLEVGLNQSQCTSSKAGGNDRNGNSTYDEEEEEDEEEEEKDSSPHTGDADEGSSTSHLGAESIKQERDEDQDGKDNSGDDNSQEGEEGEEFECYPPGMKVQVRYGRGRSLKTYEATVKEADVEGGEVLYLVHYCGWNIRYDEWIKADKIVRPANKNVPKIKHRKKIKNKAERERDRLERLNDRDVLGPSSNNIRVPRSKCDLTQEVFSNLDHGDDQQAQQHSPAKSIEITSILNASELSSDESDCEEGEHTKEDRDTCRDVKGTSELQKTSEWRESGTSPNESKPSAVSGKSLELISGEVGKRKPDSIGEASTRKRKSEGAAERTPKKQSKTRRATRSADWLPVGSSRKLEERSAGAMEERGASSSSSSDDEGAALSGSQADGSERGHPKNKGPPSKKYNGTKEKNKSSRQAGFWDIPEKRAKMSGNGEEKPAVRSKGQKDVWSSIQAQWPKKTLKELFSDSDTEAANSPPPPAPSSLDDTSVEQEPGPEDDASEEHIENDKVQEFPSSGSNSVLNTPPTTPESPSGRGSTLEDCGQAPPPSPPAPPTPPCLPPVSASASLLAGLVQEEVACRRSESDSSTVEVESLGGELPDLPRDEGTGSPPKVFDAPLSSNSSSSCSLELSSSSQHESEQKSKASVNQKRQKEPHTGGVAKKHKPNRKSLGVPPKKNRKTANSSDSEDQSLMDGSVKSAATKNEPSDVKVTVLPKCRGRSPPSSHKYHKQGDADHSQHRENHGRSPRVYKWSFQMSDLEKMSSLERISFLQDKLQDIRNHYLSLKSEVASIDRRRKRMKKKELESTVAASSSSSSSSPSSSSLTAAVMLTLADQPVSSSSSSSQNSGVSVECR; encoded by the exons GTGACCTTTAAATCAGATCTCTCTACAGCTGAGGTCCATGATGAAAGCATCAAAGGACCACTAAAG GTGGGTGCTATTGTAGAAGTCAAGAGCCAAGATGGTGTTTACCAGGAGGCCACAATCAATAAGCTGACCGACGCAAGTATCTACACCGTTG TGTTTGACGATGGCGATGAGAAGACTTTAAGGCGTTCCTCCCTCTGCCTTAAAGGCGCCCGTCACTTTGCGGAGAGTGAG ACACTGGACAGACTCCCTCTCACCAATCCCGAGCACTTCGGCACACCCGTCATCGGTAAAAAGGGTAACAGGGGCCGACGGTCCAATCCAAT CCAAGAGGAAGACCTATCTTCATCCTCCAGTGAAGAAGAGGAGAGCGATCAACGGCAGAATGAAGATCTGTTTGGCAAAGTGGTCTGCGTGGAGGGAGTGGCCATGGGggataaaaagaaaatcacGTGGTATCCTGCACTG GTCACCTCCCCCGACTGCCATGATGACGTCACAATGAAAAAGGAAAGCTTATTCGTCCGCTCTTTCAAGGACGGAAAATT tTACATGGTGCTACGGAAGGATGTTCGAGAGATCGACGCAGATTGTCCCCCTAAGGCTGATGCAGGGCTGAAGCCAG CGCTGGATGCAGCCCTGGAGTTCCAGCAACAGTTTGTCATTCCCATTGCCTGGAAAACTGAAGTGAAAGAGGAAAGCTCCAGCAGTgaggttgatgatgatgatgaagaggaggaacaaGAGGAAGATGCCAGTGCTGAGGAAGAAGAG GAGGAAGTGGAGCCTTACCCCGAAGAGAGGGAGAACTTCCTTCAGCAGCTCTACAAGTTCATGGAAGACAGAA GAACGCCCATTAACAAACGGCCTGTTCTGGGTTACCGCAATCTCAACCTGTTCAAGCTCTACAGACTGGTCAACAGACTGGGAGGCTTCGACAAT ATTgaaagtggcgctgtttggaagcAAATCTACCAGGACCTCGGAATCCCTGTGCTCAACTCAGCTGCTGGCTACAACGTCAAATGCGCTTACCGCAA GTACCTTTATGGCTTTGAAGAATACTGCACTTCCACAGCCATCACATTCAAGATGGACCTGCCTTTGAAGCAGGCCCCCAAGGGAGAAGTGACATCTGTAGTCGAGGGGGGAAACTCAGCCCCCACGTCAGCCATCCCAGAAGAGCAGAAAGACCATGGAAATGCAGAACCCAAATCTGTAGTCTGCAAG GAGGAGAAGCTTGAGGTAGGGCTGAACCAAAGTCAGTGCACATCTTCAAAAGCTGGGGGAAATGACAGAAATGGAAACAGCACctatgatgaggaggaggaggaggacgaggaggaggaggaaaaagacAGTAGCCCCCACACAGGAGACGCAGATGAAGGTTCTTCCACGTCTCATCTCGGAGCCGAGAGCATAAAACAAGAGCGCGACGAGGACCAAGACGGCAAGGACAACTCTGG GGATGACAACAGTCAGGAGGGGGAGGAAGGGGAAGAGTTTGAGTGTTACCCCccggggatgaaggtgcaggtgAGGTATGGGCGAGGCCGCAGTCTGAAGACGTACGAGGCCACTGTGAAAGAGGCAGACGTGGAGGGGGGAGAGGTGCTCTACCTGGTGCACTACTGTGGCTGGAACATCAG ATATGATGAATGGATCAAAGCAGACAAGATTGTTCGCCCAGCCAATAAGAATGTACCGAAAATAAAGCAccgtaaaaaaataaag AACAAAGCTGAGCGGGAGCGAGACCGCTTGGAGAGGCTCAACGACAGAGACGTCCTCGGTCCTTCATCCAATAATATCCGTGTCCCTCGCTCCAAGTGTGACCTGACCCAGGAAGTATTTTCCAACCTGGATCATGGTGACGACCAACAGGCTCAGCAGCACTCTCCAGCCAAGTCTATAGAGATTACGTCCATCCTCAATG CCTCTGAACTGTCCTCAGACGAGAGTGACTGTGAGGAGGGAGAGCATACTAAAGAAGACCGCGACACATGCAGAGATGTAAAGGGCACATCAGAGCTTCAGAAAACCTCAGAATGGAGAGAAAGTGGTACTTCACCCAATGAATCCAAACCTTCTGCAGTCTCAGGGAAGAGTCTTGAGTTAATCAGCGGGGAAGTGGGGAAGCGCAAACCGGATTCGATTGGGGAGGCAAGTACCAGGAAGAGGAAATCTGAAGGGGCAGCAGAGAGGACCCCAAAAAAGCAGTCCAAAACGAGGAGGGCCACAAGAAGTGCAGACTGGTTGCCGGTAGGCTCttccaggaaactggaggagagAAGTGCTGGTGCCATGGAAGAGAGGGGGGCCTCATCTAGTAGCAGTTCAGATGATGAGGGAGCAGCACTTTCTGGCTCCCAAGCTGACGGCAGTGAACGAGGCCACCCAAAAAATAAAGGTCCCCCTTCCAAAAAGTACAATGGGACAAAGGAGAAGAACAAATCCAGCAGACAAGCGGGATTCTGGGACATTCCTGAAAAGAGGGCCAAGATGTCTGGGAATGGAGAGGAGAAGCCGGCTGTGCGCTCGAAAGGCCAAAAAGACGTGTGGTCCAGCATTCAAGCGCAGTGGCCAAAGAAGACTCTAAAAGAGTTATTCTCTGATTCGGACACAGAGGCCGCTAATTCTCCTCCACCGCCCGCACCTTCCAGTCTGGACGATACAAGTGTTGAGCAGGAACCGGGACCCGAGGATGACGCCTCAGAGGAGCACATAGAAAATGACAAAGTGCAAGAGTTCCCTAGCAGTGGCAGTAACTCGGTACTCAACACGCCACCCACCACACCAGAGTCCCCCTCAGGAAGAGGCAGTACATTGGAAGACTGCGGCCAAGCACCGCCGCCTTCCCCACCGGCGCCACCCACACCCCCCTGTCTGCCTCCGGTGTCAGCTTCTGCAAGTCTCCTGGCGGGGCTGGTGCAGGAGGAGGTGGCATGCCGACGCAGCGAGAGTGACAGCAGCACAGTAGAAGTGGAGAGTCTGGGTGGGGAGTTGCCAGATCTTCCACGGGACGAAGGCACGGGTTCCCCACCAAAAGTGTTTGATGCCCCGCTCTCctccaacagcagcagcagctgcagcctggagctgagcagcagcagccagcATGAGAGCGAGCAAAAGTCCAAAG CATCTGTGAATCAGAAACGGCAGAAAGAACCGCACACAGGTGGCGTCGCAAAGAAACATAAGCCAAACCGCAAGAGCCTTGGTGTGCCTCCCAAAAAGAATAGGAAAACAG CCAACAGTAGTGACAGTGAAGACCAATCTCTCATGGACGGTTCTGTCAAATCAGCTGCCACCAAGAATGAACCATCGGACGTCAAGGTTACTGTTTTGCCTAAGTGTCGCGGCCGATCTCCCCCGTCAAGCCATAAGTACCACAAGCAGGGTGACGCCGATCACTCGCAGCACCGGGAAAACCATGGAAGATCGCCGCGGGTTTACAAGTGGAGCTTCCAGATGT CTGACTTGGAGAAAATGAGCAGTCTGGAAAGGATCTCATTCCTTCAAGATAAGCTTCAGGACATCAGGAACCACTACCTCTCCCTCAAGTCTGAGGTGGCTTCCATCGACAGACGGCGaaagcgcatgaagaaaaaggaACTGGAAA GCACTGTTGCTGCgtcatcttcatcctcctcctcttcaccaTCCTCGAGCTCGCTGACAGCAGCAGTCATGCTGACGCTGGCCGACCAACCGGtatcttcatcctcctcctcatcacagAACTCTGGGGTATCAGTGGAGTGCAGGTGA
- the arid4b gene encoding AT-rich interactive domain-containing protein 4B isoform X3 produces the protein MKTLEEPPYLTVGTDVSAKYRGAFCEAKIKTAKRLVKAKVTFKSDLSTAEVHDESIKGPLKVGAIVEVKSQDGVYQEATINKLTDASIYTVVFDDGDEKTLRRSSLCLKGARHFAESETLDRLPLTNPEHFGTPVIGKKGNRGRRSNPIQEEDLSSSSSEEEESDQRQNEDLFGKVVCVEGVAMGDKKKITWYPALVTSPDCHDDVTMKKESLFVRSFKDGKFYMVLRKDVREIDADCPPKADAGLKPALDAALEFQQQFVIPIAWKTEVKEESSSSEVDDDDEEEEQEEDASAEEEEEEVEPYPEERENFLQQLYKFMEDRRTPINKRPVLGYRNLNLFKLYRLVNRLGGFDNIESGAVWKQIYQDLGIPVLNSAAGYNVKCAYRKYLYGFEEYCTSTAITFKMDLPLKQAPKGEVTSVVEGGNSAPTSAIPEEQKDHGNAEPKSVVCKEEKLEVGLNQSQCTSSKAGGNDRNGNSTYDEEEEEDEEEEEKDSSPHTGDADEGSSTSHLGAESIKQERDEDQDGKDNSGYDEWIKADKIVRPANKNVPKIKHRKKIKNKAERERDRLERLNDRDVLGPSSNNIRVPRSKCDLTQEVFSNLDHGDDQQAQQHSPAKSIEITSILNGLQASELSSDESDCEEGEHTKEDRDTCRDVKGTSELQKTSEWRESGTSPNESKPSAVSGKSLELISGEVGKRKPDSIGEASTRKRKSEGAAERTPKKQSKTRRATRSADWLPVGSSRKLEERSAGAMEERGASSSSSSDDEGAALSGSQADGSERGHPKNKGPPSKKYNGTKEKNKSSRQAGFWDIPEKRAKMSGNGEEKPAVRSKGQKDVWSSIQAQWPKKTLKELFSDSDTEAANSPPPPAPSSLDDTSVEQEPGPEDDASEEHIENDKVQEFPSSGSNSVLNTPPTTPESPSGRGSTLEDCGQAPPPSPPAPPTPPCLPPVSASASLLAGLVQEEVACRRSESDSSTVEVESLGGELPDLPRDEGTGSPPKVFDAPLSSNSSSSCSLELSSSSQHESEQKSKASVNQKRQKEPHTGGVAKKHKPNRKSLGVPPKKNRKTANSSDSEDQSLMDGSVKSAATKNEPSDVKVTVLPKCRGRSPPSSHKYHKQGDADHSQHRENHGRSPRVYKWSFQMSDLEKMSSLERISFLQDKLQDIRNHYLSLKSEVASIDRRRKRMKKKELESTVAASSSSSSSSPSSSSLTAAVMLTLADQPVSSSSSSSQNSGVSVECR, from the exons GTGACCTTTAAATCAGATCTCTCTACAGCTGAGGTCCATGATGAAAGCATCAAAGGACCACTAAAG GTGGGTGCTATTGTAGAAGTCAAGAGCCAAGATGGTGTTTACCAGGAGGCCACAATCAATAAGCTGACCGACGCAAGTATCTACACCGTTG TGTTTGACGATGGCGATGAGAAGACTTTAAGGCGTTCCTCCCTCTGCCTTAAAGGCGCCCGTCACTTTGCGGAGAGTGAG ACACTGGACAGACTCCCTCTCACCAATCCCGAGCACTTCGGCACACCCGTCATCGGTAAAAAGGGTAACAGGGGCCGACGGTCCAATCCAAT CCAAGAGGAAGACCTATCTTCATCCTCCAGTGAAGAAGAGGAGAGCGATCAACGGCAGAATGAAGATCTGTTTGGCAAAGTGGTCTGCGTGGAGGGAGTGGCCATGGGggataaaaagaaaatcacGTGGTATCCTGCACTG GTCACCTCCCCCGACTGCCATGATGACGTCACAATGAAAAAGGAAAGCTTATTCGTCCGCTCTTTCAAGGACGGAAAATT tTACATGGTGCTACGGAAGGATGTTCGAGAGATCGACGCAGATTGTCCCCCTAAGGCTGATGCAGGGCTGAAGCCAG CGCTGGATGCAGCCCTGGAGTTCCAGCAACAGTTTGTCATTCCCATTGCCTGGAAAACTGAAGTGAAAGAGGAAAGCTCCAGCAGTgaggttgatgatgatgatgaagaggaggaacaaGAGGAAGATGCCAGTGCTGAGGAAGAAGAG GAGGAAGTGGAGCCTTACCCCGAAGAGAGGGAGAACTTCCTTCAGCAGCTCTACAAGTTCATGGAAGACAGAA GAACGCCCATTAACAAACGGCCTGTTCTGGGTTACCGCAATCTCAACCTGTTCAAGCTCTACAGACTGGTCAACAGACTGGGAGGCTTCGACAAT ATTgaaagtggcgctgtttggaagcAAATCTACCAGGACCTCGGAATCCCTGTGCTCAACTCAGCTGCTGGCTACAACGTCAAATGCGCTTACCGCAA GTACCTTTATGGCTTTGAAGAATACTGCACTTCCACAGCCATCACATTCAAGATGGACCTGCCTTTGAAGCAGGCCCCCAAGGGAGAAGTGACATCTGTAGTCGAGGGGGGAAACTCAGCCCCCACGTCAGCCATCCCAGAAGAGCAGAAAGACCATGGAAATGCAGAACCCAAATCTGTAGTCTGCAAG GAGGAGAAGCTTGAGGTAGGGCTGAACCAAAGTCAGTGCACATCTTCAAAAGCTGGGGGAAATGACAGAAATGGAAACAGCACctatgatgaggaggaggaggaggacgaggaggaggaggaaaaagacAGTAGCCCCCACACAGGAGACGCAGATGAAGGTTCTTCCACGTCTCATCTCGGAGCCGAGAGCATAAAACAAGAGCGCGACGAGGACCAAGACGGCAAGGACAACTCTGG ATATGATGAATGGATCAAAGCAGACAAGATTGTTCGCCCAGCCAATAAGAATGTACCGAAAATAAAGCAccgtaaaaaaataaag AACAAAGCTGAGCGGGAGCGAGACCGCTTGGAGAGGCTCAACGACAGAGACGTCCTCGGTCCTTCATCCAATAATATCCGTGTCCCTCGCTCCAAGTGTGACCTGACCCAGGAAGTATTTTCCAACCTGGATCATGGTGACGACCAACAGGCTCAGCAGCACTCTCCAGCCAAGTCTATAGAGATTACGTCCATCCTCAATGGTCTGCAAG CCTCTGAACTGTCCTCAGACGAGAGTGACTGTGAGGAGGGAGAGCATACTAAAGAAGACCGCGACACATGCAGAGATGTAAAGGGCACATCAGAGCTTCAGAAAACCTCAGAATGGAGAGAAAGTGGTACTTCACCCAATGAATCCAAACCTTCTGCAGTCTCAGGGAAGAGTCTTGAGTTAATCAGCGGGGAAGTGGGGAAGCGCAAACCGGATTCGATTGGGGAGGCAAGTACCAGGAAGAGGAAATCTGAAGGGGCAGCAGAGAGGACCCCAAAAAAGCAGTCCAAAACGAGGAGGGCCACAAGAAGTGCAGACTGGTTGCCGGTAGGCTCttccaggaaactggaggagagAAGTGCTGGTGCCATGGAAGAGAGGGGGGCCTCATCTAGTAGCAGTTCAGATGATGAGGGAGCAGCACTTTCTGGCTCCCAAGCTGACGGCAGTGAACGAGGCCACCCAAAAAATAAAGGTCCCCCTTCCAAAAAGTACAATGGGACAAAGGAGAAGAACAAATCCAGCAGACAAGCGGGATTCTGGGACATTCCTGAAAAGAGGGCCAAGATGTCTGGGAATGGAGAGGAGAAGCCGGCTGTGCGCTCGAAAGGCCAAAAAGACGTGTGGTCCAGCATTCAAGCGCAGTGGCCAAAGAAGACTCTAAAAGAGTTATTCTCTGATTCGGACACAGAGGCCGCTAATTCTCCTCCACCGCCCGCACCTTCCAGTCTGGACGATACAAGTGTTGAGCAGGAACCGGGACCCGAGGATGACGCCTCAGAGGAGCACATAGAAAATGACAAAGTGCAAGAGTTCCCTAGCAGTGGCAGTAACTCGGTACTCAACACGCCACCCACCACACCAGAGTCCCCCTCAGGAAGAGGCAGTACATTGGAAGACTGCGGCCAAGCACCGCCGCCTTCCCCACCGGCGCCACCCACACCCCCCTGTCTGCCTCCGGTGTCAGCTTCTGCAAGTCTCCTGGCGGGGCTGGTGCAGGAGGAGGTGGCATGCCGACGCAGCGAGAGTGACAGCAGCACAGTAGAAGTGGAGAGTCTGGGTGGGGAGTTGCCAGATCTTCCACGGGACGAAGGCACGGGTTCCCCACCAAAAGTGTTTGATGCCCCGCTCTCctccaacagcagcagcagctgcagcctggagctgagcagcagcagccagcATGAGAGCGAGCAAAAGTCCAAAG CATCTGTGAATCAGAAACGGCAGAAAGAACCGCACACAGGTGGCGTCGCAAAGAAACATAAGCCAAACCGCAAGAGCCTTGGTGTGCCTCCCAAAAAGAATAGGAAAACAG CCAACAGTAGTGACAGTGAAGACCAATCTCTCATGGACGGTTCTGTCAAATCAGCTGCCACCAAGAATGAACCATCGGACGTCAAGGTTACTGTTTTGCCTAAGTGTCGCGGCCGATCTCCCCCGTCAAGCCATAAGTACCACAAGCAGGGTGACGCCGATCACTCGCAGCACCGGGAAAACCATGGAAGATCGCCGCGGGTTTACAAGTGGAGCTTCCAGATGT CTGACTTGGAGAAAATGAGCAGTCTGGAAAGGATCTCATTCCTTCAAGATAAGCTTCAGGACATCAGGAACCACTACCTCTCCCTCAAGTCTGAGGTGGCTTCCATCGACAGACGGCGaaagcgcatgaagaaaaaggaACTGGAAA GCACTGTTGCTGCgtcatcttcatcctcctcctcttcaccaTCCTCGAGCTCGCTGACAGCAGCAGTCATGCTGACGCTGGCCGACCAACCGGtatcttcatcctcctcctcatcacagAACTCTGGGGTATCAGTGGAGTGCAGGTGA